A segment of the Oscillatoria sp. FACHB-1406 genome:
GAAGCACTAGCTCAAGCTTATGCTCAAGTGACTGAGCAGGATTTTCGTAACTGGTTTACACATTGCTGTTACTGTACCTCACTCACGTGAAAAACGCTATACAATTGAAAAAAAGAAGTTGTATTCTGAAAATGTATCGCTCGTTGATAACAATATAAACTTGTTAAAAGCTATGAAAATTGTTATTGAAGAAATTGTTAAGAAGCTTAATTTGTTGCCCGATATCAAAATATTCAAGGTTTTAAAGTTTATTGATTCTTTAACTTTGAATGCAAGAGAATTAGGAGGGCAGGAACTCGAACAGCCTCCTTCTCAAGAAAATGAAACATTTGAATCGCTAGCCGATTGTCTTGCTGAGGAGTTTCAATTGTACGCTGGAGTGACTATTCCTCTTTTATCGGATTACGCGGTGAGTCGAGCGGGAATTTATGAGGAGCATCCTTGAGCGCAGTGTATTTAGTAGATACCAATGTTTTATTGCGGTTTGCCGATCGCTCTCATCCGCTTCATCCCTCAATTAGAATTGCTGTCCGAAAGCTTTGTCAAGATGGACATACCCTCATAATTGCGTCTCAAAATTGTGTTGAATTTTGGAACGTTATTACTCGTCCTGTCGAGCGGAATGGATTTGGCTTAACACCTTCTGATGCCGATCGACTGTTGCAACTGATTGAACGCTTGTTTCCTGTATTACCCGACAGTTCGGGAGTTTACCAAGAATGGCGCAGGCTAGTCGTCAGGTTTGGAGTTTCAGAAGTTCAAGTTCATGATGCTCGGTTGGTTTCGATAATGAAAGTCAATGCAATCTCGTATATTCTCACTCTCAATGCAGAAGATTTTAAGCGATACAGTTCAGAAGGAATTACGGCAGTGACACCCGAAGACGTTGTGAGAGAAATTGGCTAATCCTAACTGTATACTGAATTGGCAATTATTTTGCTCTTCATTGGCATGACCTTAGACTCCATCTGGAACGCCGAGCAGAGTCCGATCGAAATTGAGGAATTCGCGATCGCGCTCTACGCCCAAACCCTCGATCCCAAAATCGCTCAACCCGACTTCCTGCGCTTCAGCGGCATTATTCCCGCCGACTGGGGACTAAAAGCCGCGCCCATTCTCCAAGATAACCTCACCCAAATCGCCTTCGATAGCGGCGTAACCCTCCTCGCTCAACCGCGCACAGTCAGTTTTTCAGAAGCGATCGCCACTAAAACGCCGTCCGCCCTAGAAGTCCCCGAACTCGCGCGCCGTTACGTCGAAAAACTGCCGAATATTCCCTATCAAGCCCTCTCCATCAACCCGAAACTGATGATCGGCTTTCCTCAACAACCCGAAGCCGCACGCGAATTCGTCCTCACCAAACTGCTCGCGGCGGGAGCTTGGCGGGAGTTTGGTATCGCTCAACCGCGCGCCAACGTTAATCTAATTTACCAACTCGAGCGCGCCCAACTGCAACTCGCGATCGAAGAAGTCCGCGTGCAACAGCCCTCGGGGGACGTAATCGCCGCCCTACTGTTTTCCGGAAGCTTCAACTACGCCATCGAAGGCGAAACCAGCGCGATCGTCCAAGCCCAACTCCAACAACAACTTGACAATTGGGCAACAGATTTAGACACTTTTAGACAGCTAGTGCGCAAACAATTTCTGGGCAGTTCGGATCGCATCTTTCCGAACAACCTTCTGTAACAAATTATCATGGTGCTGTCAGTCTTCCAGCCTTTCTGGTTTATCAAAACTAATAAGCAAGCCATAATCGAAATCCCCTTAAAGCGGTAGTCGCTGATGACCGATAACCGAGAACTGCAATGACCTACACTGCCTCTACCCTCCAAGCCTTCCTGGCAGAACGGACTCCCTTCGGCGACTTGCCCCCAGCCGTCTTAGAGCAGGTTGCCGAACGCTTGCAACCCCTGCGCTACCGGATGGGGCAAACGATCGCGCTGCGCGAAAAAATGCCCGATAGCCTCATTTTGCTCTACCAAGGTCAAGCGCGCCTCCTCGGTTACGAACCCGCCACCCAAATGCCGATCGCGCTGCAACTGCTCGAACCGGGCGAAATTATCGGTTTAGCGGGGCTAATACGCGGTGTCCCCTGCGAAACCGCGATCGCATCTACCGAATCCGTCGGCTTCAGTCTCAGCACCCAAGACTTCTTCAAACTCCTGCGCGATTACCCCGAATGGTCTTCCTACCTCCAATCCCGCCCCTACCTCATCGAAATCTTTGAAATCCTCGCTCGTCAAGAAGCCCTCGAAGCCCTAGGGGCAGCCCAACTCAAAACCATTGCCCTCAAAGCCGACCGCCA
Coding sequences within it:
- a CDS encoding type II toxin-antitoxin system VapC family toxin, translated to MYLVDTNVLLRFADRSHPLHPSIRIAVRKLCQDGHTLIIASQNCVEFWNVITRPVERNGFGLTPSDADRLLQLIERLFPVLPDSSGVYQEWRRLVVRFGVSEVQVHDARLVSIMKVNAISYILTLNAEDFKRYSSEGITAVTPEDVVREIG